GTAGTTTTTCTAATAACTCTTTCTCTTTTATAAAATTATTAGTAAATTCTTCTAGCTCTTTTTCAAGTCTTTCTATATCACTTTTAAGTTCTATAATTGATTTTTTATAATCTTTAATACTATTTTTATCATCTCTTTCTAAAGAATCTTGCTCTCTTTTTTTCTCTTTAATTTTTATCTCTAGTTTTTGTATTTCAAAAGGTATATTAGTTTTACTAATTTTTACATTTGCACAAGCAGTATCTAAAACATCAATTGCTTTATCAGGTAGTTGTCTTCCATTTATATATCTAGCAGATAAATATACTGTATTTTTTAAAGCTTCATCTTCTATATAGACATTATGTACTTCTTCATATTTTTTAGATAAACCTCTTAAAATTGTAATAGTATCATCAATTGAAGGTTCAAAAATATCAATTTTCTGGAATCTTCTTGATAATGCTGGATCTTTTTCAAAATATTTTCTATATTCAAGCCATGTTGTAGCTGCTATTGTTCTAAGTTCTCCTCTTGCAAGTGCAGGTTTCAATAAATTTGCAGCATCAGAAGTTCCTTCACTTCCACCTGCTCCCATTAAAGTATGAGCTTCATCTATAAATAAAATTATTGGTTTAGAACTAGATTGAACCTCTTGTATAATCATTTGAAGCCTTCTTTCAAACTCTCCTTTAATACTAGTTCCTGCTTGTAATGCACCTATATCTAAAGTTAATATTTCAGAATCATAAAGTTCAATTGGTACTTCTTTATTAATAATTTTTAAAGCTAAACCTTCAACTATCGCACTTTTTCCAACACCAGCTTCTCCAACTAAAATTGGATTATTTTTTCTTCTTCTTAATAAAATATCTATAGCCTGTTTTATCTCTTCTTCTCTGCATAAGACTATATCTAGCTTATCGTCTCTTGCCAATTGTGTCAAATTTGTAGTATATTTTTCAAGCTCTGTTTTTATATTGTTTTTTGATTTATCTATCTCAATATCTTTTAATTTAAGCCCTTTTATTAAACTTTTTGCCTCTTCTTTATCAATTTGTTTAAAAAATTCAAAATATTTAGTATTAGAATATTTAAATAAATTCTCAAGAAAAGACAAAATCATACACTCTTCATTTATTATTTTTGTAGAGAATTCAATTACTGCTGTATAATATGACTCCTCTAGAAAATTTATGAAAGCTATTGAAAAAATTGGATTATTACTTTCTGTTACTAATTTTGAGCTACTTTCTAATATATTTAACAATTTTTTATCATCTATTTTATATTGTAAAAATAGTTTAGAGAGCAAACTATCTTTATTTATTAACATAACATAAAAAATATCTTCAAGTATAATCTCATTCCCACCTCTAGATATACATCTTTTTGCTCCTTCTTCTAAATAATTTTTTGTTTTTATATCTAAACTATCAATTAATTCTTTTAATTCAATTTTCATTATCGCCCCTTCTTATCATGAGTATCTCTTCATCCATTGTTTTTTGACCTATCCAGCAATTAATTCCTAAATAAAAATCACTTCCATCTTTTAAAATAAATTCTTTTTTCTCATCTTTTTTTATTTGTAGAACCAAATCATAACTAAGAGGTTCTTGCATCATAAAATTAATAAGTTCTTCTAGTTCATAAATTTTTTCTCCCAAAATACTATAATCTATAAGATCTTCAAACTTTGAATTATTTAATAATATTTTAAATTTGTTATTTCTACCAACAACATAATCACCTATTAAAAAATCTTCCCCTAATTTAGAATTTTCTAATCCTAGTTTGGCTTTTTGCCAAATTGGAATATTATACTTTTGAGGAATAAACTCAACTATTTCTAAATCATTATGTGATAAATAATGTCCCAAAATAGATTTTATATTGTTTACTGATTGGAAACGCATATTTAATAACCCAGAATAACAAAGAAGTTTTGACAAATTTATTTTTGACTTTTTATCTATAAAATTCATTCTTAAACCAAGAAAAGAGAGAATATATTTAGAAAAAGTATCGCTTAAATCTTTTTGATACTGTACGTAATATCTATGTTTTTCCCAGATTGGATAGATAAATTTTTGTAAATGATGATTAAATAAATTCAAAAAATCATATAAAATTTTATCTGTCTCATAACTTCTTAAAACCATCTCACTATAATTTGATGGCATTGGTGATTGGCTTCCAAAAATAGATAAAAAATTTAAAGTTATTTCCACAACAATTTTTTTATCTACTTCTTTAAATTCTATATTAGATACATCTGATTTTTGAAATGATAAACTTGGATTTGCTTTAAAAATTAAATTATTATATAAATCCTTCTCAGTTTCATTTGGATAAAAAGGCTTTAAAAATACAATAGCTATTCTAATAACTTGTGCTAATTTAATATTTTTTATAGTCTTATTTAATTTATCATTAACTTTTTCTAATAACATTTTTTTAAATTATATTTTTACTGCCAATTTTAATAGGCCATTCAAAAGTATCTTCATTTAATACTTCAACAGTTAATTTATGAAAAGAGTTTATACTACTATAAAGTGAAAAAAACTCATTTAAAACATTACAAAATAGATATATTTCACCAAGAGTTGAAAACTTATTTTTATCTATTTTAATGTTTATATGGTTTCCTCTTATTGGAAAACCTTTATCTATATATTCACATTTTGAATATTCAATAGAGACTAAACCTTCTAAGTTTCTAGCATTTCTCTCTCTTTGCTTTAAATCATAAGCTCCATAAAAATCATAAACTTCTAAAATTCTTCTTAATGTATTTATATCAGTTAAAGATAGATAGTTTAAGGACATATTTGAAATAACTTTCCATAAAAAATCTTTTGCTATTGGAGGAGGATAACTTATTGATGGAATACTTATATTTTTAAAAGCTCTATTTTTAGTATTTATTCCCATTCTTGCTATATTAATATCTCCTATTCCTAAACTACTTGGTATATTTCTATTCGTACAAAGAAGTTTTAAAGATACTGTTGTATTTATATTTGAAAAAATTGTCTCTCTTGTTATATTTGAAAATCTAATATAACTATTTGTTCTATCTCCTTGATTTGAAGTTTTTGTTCTAATTGAATAAAAATCTTTATTTTGTAATGAATGTTCAAATTCTTCAAAAGGTAATAAATCCTGATAAGAAGATGTTTTATGAGACCAAGTTCTTACTTTTTCAACAGCAAAGACTTCACCTTCTTCTTTTGTTAATTCAATAGGCTCTATTAAATATTCATCATTTTCAATGCTTTTTTTAATAGGAACAGCATCTGTATTAAAAATATTTATTATAGGAGTTGCATATAGAACAAAATTATCTTTTGTAGGAATCTCTTGATTTGTAAATGTTTTTAAAAAATTAATCTTTATTACAAAATTTCTACATTTATTTAATATACTTTCATCTATATTCTTAATTTGCTCTAAATTCTCTATATCAACAAATAAAAATTTATCTCTAAAGCAATAATACTCCTGAAATAGGATATACCCTTTAAAAAGATTTTTTGAATAAGGTAGCATATATTCTTTATCATCTAAACCAACAGATTTTATAGAATTTTTATCAATATTTATACTTCTTAATGTCTCATTATCTTTATCTTTTAATAATATTGTAATATTTTCAACATATTTTATTAAGTATAGATATAAATCATAAGCTATAAATTTTGAACCATTTAAAAAAAATCTTAATTTATCAAAGTTAATTTCATTCAAGGTAGAAGAATTTGTAGTTTTAAAAAAAAACTCTATTGAACTTTTTTTATTATTTGTAAAATATTCAATATTTCCTAATTCTATTGGTAAAATATTTGTATCATAAACTGTTTTAAATGTACACTGTTTTAGATTTGCTTTTACCTTACTTAATATTTCTGTATCTTTTTCTATTAAAATATTTTCGCTTGAATCTTTATTAGCTTCATATTGTATTATGCTATAAGATGGAATTACTCGGTTATAATTTGGCCACAATATTTGAACTAAAGTATGTGCAACCTCAGGTAATTCCTGATCCAATAACTGATTTAAATTTCCAGTTAAGAAAGCAAAACCTTCAAGAAGTCTTTCAACATCAGGATCTTGCCCCTCTTTTGATAAATACGAAGAAAGTCCAGGATTTTTTTTAGAAAACTCTAATCCTTTAGTTCTTAAAGAAATCAACTCTTTTTTATAGTAATCATTAAATTTCATCTATATTTCTTTATATATTTTTGTTTTACCATTACTTAGTAGATTTGCTTTAAAAATAATATGCTCTGTATTTTTACTAGACATTTTTAAAAATCCATCTATTATAATATCCATTCTGTTTGCTTTTAATGAATCTTTATCAATACGAACCCTAGTTCTGATAAGTCTTGGTTCATATTTATTGATACATCTTTCGCAATCCATTTCTAACTTTTCTATAGAATCTTTCATACTTAAATTTATATTATTTAAATCAGGTTTTCCATAATCAAGTAGAATTTGTGCACTTCCTGCATTTGTTGAAAAAATTCTTGATAAATTATTTGCAATAGAACTATAAAAAGAATCTAAATTTTTCACAGTTTCATACTCAGTTGGTAATAATCTTTCAAATAAACTTCCCTTATACATAAATTACTCTTTATCTAATTTTCCAACTAATGATAATTCAAAGCTAGCACCCATATATTTAAAATGTGGTCTTAAAGACAATCTTACTTTATACCAACCTGGATCATTTTCCACATCATTAACTTCTATATTCATATTTTTAAATGGTCTCTTACTTCTTATTTCAGCACTTGGGTTTTCTTGATTTGCAACATATTGTTTTGCCCATTTATTCAACTCTCTTTCCAAATCAGCTCTTTCTCTCCAAGAACCAATATGCTCTCTTTGAAGAACTTTTATATAATGTGACATTCTTGTAATTGCAAATAAATATGGAAGTTGAGTTCCTAATTTATAGTTTAATTGAGCTACATTTCCCTCAGGAGTATCTGGAAAAACTTTTGGAATTTGTGCTGAACTTGCTGCAAAAAATGCTGCTGAGTTATTCCCCTTTCTCATAATTAATGGAATAAATCCCTGTTCTGAAAGCTCATATTCTCTTCTATCTGAAATTAAAACTTCTGTTGGAATTTTCATCTCAATATCACCCATACTTTCAAAAGTATGTACAGGTAAATCTCTTACTTCTCCACCTGATTTTGGTCCAATAATATTAGTGCACCATCTATAACTTGCAAAACTTTCTGTTAATTTACTTGCAAAAGCATAAACAGTACTTCCCCATAGATAGTTTTCATGGCTAGCACTAACATTTTCTTTATAAACAAATTTTGAAATTGGATTATCTTCTGGGTGATATGGCGGTCTTAATAAAAATCTAGGAAGAGTTAATCCTACATATTTAGAATCTTCATTTTGTCTAAAACCTCTCCAAGCTGCAAATTGTGGTGAGTTCATAACATCATCTAAATCTTTTAAATCTGGTAAGCCTTCAAAACTATCTAAACCAAAAAATTTTGGTCCAGCTGCTGTAATTACTGGAGCATGAGCCATAGCAGCTATTGAAGATATTTTATTTAATAATTTCATATCATAATTTGAAGGAGAAATTTCATAATCTGCTATTATTGTTCCAACAGGTTGTCCACCAAACTGTCCATATCCACTTGTATAAATATGTTTATAAAGACCAGATTGAGTAATATCTAAACTATCTTCAAAATCTTCCATTAAATCTTCTTTTGAAACATTAATAATTTCCATTATAATGTTTTGTCTAAAATCAGTTCTTTCAACTAATAAATGTAAACCTTTCCATCTTGATTCTATTGCTTGAAATTCTTGATTATGTATTATCTCATCCATTTGTAAAGAAATTCTTTCATCAATTTGAGCTATTAATTTATCTATTAAAGATTTATTTATTTTTTCATCTTTATTATCTGTTTTAATAAGTTCTTGAATTAAAGCTTCAACACCAGATTTTACAATACTATATCCATCATCATTTTGTGTAATATTTGTCTGAGAAACTATACTATCAAGTAGGCTTGAATTATTATGTTTAGTATTTTGACTAGATAATTGTTCTTGCATATTTATTCCTTATTTAATATCATCTAAAACTAAATTTAGTTCACTAAGTAGTTTTTTTCTTTGTTCTTCATCTGAAATAGCACTTTCAATAGATTTTCTAAAAGCAGGCACATTTCCAAGAGGTCCTTTTAGAGAAACTAAAGCTTGTCTTAATTCCATTAACTTCTTCAGTTCAGGAACATTTTCAACAATTTTTTCTGGTGATAAATCACTAATATGATTTATTTTTAATCCTACATTTAAACTATCATTTTCATCTTCACTTAATTTATTCTTTACACTAAAATCTAGTGAAATATTTTGAGCCTTTAAAACTTCATTAAAGTTATTTTTATCAACCTTAATAGCTTTTTTATTTTCTAACAATTTTTTTTCTTCATTTGGGTTGAAATCACCTAAAACTGTTAGTTTGAAAGGTATTTCAACATCTTCTAAAGCATCTCCTATTGCTGGCTTATATGTAACATTTATTCTCTCTTTTGGGGATTCTGATTGTTTCATTTATTTATTTCTCCTTTTTAATTTAAATTTAACTCAAATGCACTATTTATATCAATTTTACATAAATTCTTATAGATATTTTTTATCTTCTCTTGTTCATATTCCAAATATGAAAAATTACTTAAAACTAAAACATATACTTTTGAAGCTAATTTAGAATTCCAATCTAAAAGATTAAAAAATTCAATTTCCTTTATTAGTTCTTCTAAAAATATTATTGCTATATCTTTTTTCCCAATTCCTATTGCAAATTCTGAGAATTTCAATCTCCAATTAAATTTTTCTTCAAAATTTTTTGATAAACTAATTTTTTCTTCAAAAAATTTTATTGCCTCATTAATATTATTATCAGAGATAAAATTATCTATTTTCTCAAAAAAATTACTCTCTTCTTTAACTTCTATATTCTGATTTACTACTTGTAACTCTTTTTCTTTTTTCTCCTTTTCTATCCAGTTTTTTGTTTTTATAGATACAAATGGAGTGTCTTCAATAAATGTTAAATTTAGAATCTGCTTATTTATATTTATAAAATGGATAAGATTCGATTTTACTTCTTCTGCTTGTCTATGAAAATTTGTATTTTTCAAAGCTTGATATGTGTAAAAATGACCATCTATCCAAAATGGACAATCTTCTAAAATCTCTTCTGCTAAAATTAATGCTTCAGCATTTTTATTTTGCTTTATTAAACTCTCTACAAGATCTATCTCCGTTATTAAAGGTGGATAAATAGCTGTTCTTTTCCCATTTGAAGCAGGAATATCTTCAAAATCTAGTAGAAACAAAAATCTTGAAATTCTTAAAGACTTAAAATTAGAGAAATCATTTTTTCTATAATATTTTGATAACAAATAAGCACTTTTTCTTAGATTCCTTAAAACTTTATTTGCCTCGAATTCTGTTGTTATTTCAACAATTTGAAGTTCACTATTTTGTTTTGGAATCTCTTCTTTTATATTTTTTTCAGTAACTTCAACTATATTCTCTTTTTTCTCTTCTAATTTTTCAACTATTTCCAAAATAGAAGGTTGTAAAAATTTTTTAACATCTTTAAAATATTCTCTATCTTCTTTAGTCACTTTTACAAAAACTGAAGACAAAGTTAAAAACTTTTCATATAAATTTGTATTTTTTATACTATTCTTTAAATCTAAACTATTTTCAAAATCCTTTGAAAAATTACTTTCTAACCAATCTATTATATTTAATTTTGAGTTATTTAACTTTGGATAGAAAGATGTATGAAATTTATCTATAAAGTTGATAAAACAATCTATTGAATAATCTAGCCCTTTTATATCATTCATCTTAAAATTTGCATAAAACCACCAAGAAGCAAGTTTAAAATCTTTTGTCTCATTAGAAAGCAAATATTCACAGTTTTCAATTATCTGTCTAAAATTACAAGCTTCTTGCGTAACACTTGAAATTTTATCTATTTCTAACTCAACTTGTAAATATCTATCTTCATACTTACAATCTTTTCCAACAATAGTTCCAGATAACTCTTCTAAAATTGATTCTCTTACCATTTTTACCTAAATAAAAAAAATTAAATATGATTTTAGTATTTTATTCCTTTAATTCTATTTATTTATATAGTATTTTATTATTAAATAATATCATACTTTCATTATTTTTAATTTATTTTTAGATACGATACAATAATTTTAAAGATTACTAAAATAGGAATTGTATGGGGAATGTTTATCAAGTAGTAGAGAAAGGTTCTATAAAATGTGCTTGTGGAGGAAAGGTTGTTTTAAAATCTTCTTCACCAAATATGGTAATAGGAGATTCCAAACCCCTATATTGGAAAGATTTACTAGGGGCAACTATAGAGAATTGTCCTAGTAATAATCCTTGCACAAAAGTATCTACAATCACAAGTTTAGGAACAGAGAAAAATGTAGCTGATAGTTCTAGCAGTTTTTTATTAAGAACAGATGGTTTTAAATCTAACAAAGGAAGAGAGATTGTTCTTATAGATCCTGGTCAGCATACTTCTTCTATTCCACCTACTCCTACATCTGAAAATAGTGTTGTTGATTTTGAAAAAGATATTATAGAGAGTTCACAAGAAGATATTGAAAAGATACATAGCACAAAATATAGACTATATTTATTAAGAAGAAGCAAAGATGAGTTAAAACCTTTAAGACCAACAAGAGCTTTTAGAAATGCAAAAGAGACAAGTCAAATAGAAGAAGAAACACTACTTACATATCAAGTATATACACATACATTTGCATATTTATATATTACACAAGAGAATATTATAAAAGAGTATAAAGTAGCATACAAGGGACAAGCATATAATGAAACATTTCTTGATATATACTTTATAGATGAAAACAATCATAAATTAGATTTTATTCCAATAGAAAAAGATAGTGAAATAAAAATATCTTATAGTAATTTTAAACTAAATATTACTAAAGATAAATCTATAATAGATAAATTAGATAAAACTACTATAAAACCATCAAATATAGGGAATATTAAAGAAAAAGCTTTTTATAGTACCGAAGCTAGTAGATTAAACTTTAAAAGTTTAGATATAAAAGAACCTATATTTAAAAGCTATTCAAATCATAAACCAGATTTAAAGAGTGATAAAAACATAAATATTTTTTGTGTAATAGATGATATATTAGGAGAGATTGAAGATAGATATTTTGAACTTGAAGATAGTTTTAAATATGCTTATAAACTAAATAATAGTTATATATCAAAAGTTCAAGAGATAAATAGTTATCCTGTAACTATTACATCAATACTAGATTATTTTTATTTAAAAGAGAAAGATGAGAAACTTTTAGAAGAGCTTGAAGAGAAATATAAAAGAGTTGTAGAGATATATCTTACAGATGAAACTATAATAAAAAATATATTTGTAAAAGATAATGGAAAACTTGATTGGATATTTGAAAAAGATGAGTTTGATACAGGATTAGCTTATATATTAAAGTTTAAGCAAATAAAATATAGTTTATTTGAAGAGTTTGAGATAAATCCAGCAAATAAAAATCCGAGTACTTATTATAAAATTGATAAAAATAGATTTCAAGCCGTAGGTTATAACTTCTCTTATCATACAAGAAATTCAAAAGATTATCTAAAGAGTACTATATTTTTAGATAATAGTGATTCAAAATTTACTTTAATAAAAGATAATGCAAATGAACTATTAGCAAGTGTAATATTTGCAACAATATTTAGTGAGAAGTTTGATGAGTTATTAAATAATGAGATATTAAATCTTGCAAAAGAGATAGATAAGATTTTACAAAAACTAAAACCAACTCCATATTTGAATGATGATAAAAAGGAAGATTTAAAAGCTGAGATAAATAAAAATGAAATCTATAAAGAGGTCTTATCTTTAGAAGAGAATAATGGGAAAGATAGCTATTTAGATGATTATGCTAGATTGGATTTGGTTTGTAGAAAAAATTCATTTACTCAAGAAGGAAAAATAGTAAAAGAACTCTTTAAATCAAACTACCTTCATTTTCCAACAAAAGAGCAAAGTAATGATAAAGAAAATAGCCTTTTATCAAAACTATTTGGGTTTTCACAAGGTAATGAAATAGAGTTTTATAAAAAAGCAAAAGATAATAATGAGTTTAGAGTTCCAAAAGAGATTTTAGATGAGATAAAAGCTTTGCTTGTAAGTGCTGAATTAAAATATATCTTAAATACCTATAAAGAGATAGAGTATGAAAAAGATGAAGAAAAACTATCCTATATTTTAGGACTTAAAAATATAGTCCATCTTCTTTGTGCTTCGAGGCTAAATATAGATGAAGAACAAGAGATAAACAGTATCTTTAATCCTGAACTAAAACATATTTTAGAGTTTGAAGAGTATATTATAAAAGAGAAAAATACTTTAGAAACAGAATTTAAAGCTAAATTAATCATAGATTATAAAATAACTCAAGCCCATAGTTATTTACTTCAAAAATCATATATATTTGCAATGCTAAAAGGAAAAGAGTTTAGAGCAAATGCAGAGAATTTTACAGAAAAATATAAAAAAGAAGCAAATCAAATAAAAGAAGATATAGCAAAAGAAAACGAGCCAAAGCTTCATAGATTTGCAGAAGTAGAAAAAATAAAGATAATGAAAGAGAGTTTTGAATTTATAAAAAATGTTGAGGGTATTACTTCAAAAGTAGAAGAAGCTTTAGATAAGGTTTTAAAAGATGACACTTTAAACACAAAACACGAAACTATATTAAAATACCAAGCAAGTTTAAAAAACTTCTCAAATGTTTTTGCAGTTTTAAAAGTAGTAGATTTTTTAATAGATGAAAAAGATAAAAAGCTTATAGATTATGCAAACTTTGCAAATGATACTATTGTACTATT
The Aliarcobacter faecis genome window above contains:
- a CDS encoding TssA family type VI secretion system protein codes for the protein MVRESILEELSGTIVGKDCKYEDRYLQVELEIDKISSVTQEACNFRQIIENCEYLLSNETKDFKLASWWFYANFKMNDIKGLDYSIDCFINFIDKFHTSFYPKLNNSKLNIIDWLESNFSKDFENSLDLKNSIKNTNLYEKFLTLSSVFVKVTKEDREYFKDVKKFLQPSILEIVEKLEEKKENIVEVTEKNIKEEIPKQNSELQIVEITTEFEANKVLRNLRKSAYLLSKYYRKNDFSNFKSLRISRFLFLLDFEDIPASNGKRTAIYPPLITEIDLVESLIKQNKNAEALILAEEILEDCPFWIDGHFYTYQALKNTNFHRQAEEVKSNLIHFININKQILNLTFIEDTPFVSIKTKNWIEKEKKEKELQVVNQNIEVKEESNFFEKIDNFISDNNINEAIKFFEEKISLSKNFEEKFNWRLKFSEFAIGIGKKDIAIIFLEELIKEIEFFNLLDWNSKLASKVYVLVLSNFSYLEYEQEKIKNIYKNLCKIDINSAFELNLN
- a CDS encoding ligand-binding sensor domain-containing protein yields the protein MGNVYQVVEKGSIKCACGGKVVLKSSSPNMVIGDSKPLYWKDLLGATIENCPSNNPCTKVSTITSLGTEKNVADSSSSFLLRTDGFKSNKGREIVLIDPGQHTSSIPPTPTSENSVVDFEKDIIESSQEDIEKIHSTKYRLYLLRRSKDELKPLRPTRAFRNAKETSQIEEETLLTYQVYTHTFAYLYITQENIIKEYKVAYKGQAYNETFLDIYFIDENNHKLDFIPIEKDSEIKISYSNFKLNITKDKSIIDKLDKTTIKPSNIGNIKEKAFYSTEASRLNFKSLDIKEPIFKSYSNHKPDLKSDKNINIFCVIDDILGEIEDRYFELEDSFKYAYKLNNSYISKVQEINSYPVTITSILDYFYLKEKDEKLLEELEEKYKRVVEIYLTDETIIKNIFVKDNGKLDWIFEKDEFDTGLAYILKFKQIKYSLFEEFEINPANKNPSTYYKIDKNRFQAVGYNFSYHTRNSKDYLKSTIFLDNSDSKFTLIKDNANELLASVIFATIFSEKFDELLNNEILNLAKEIDKILQKLKPTPYLNDDKKEDLKAEINKNEIYKEVLSLEENNGKDSYLDDYARLDLVCRKNSFTQEGKIVKELFKSNYLHFPTKEQSNDKENSLLSKLFGFSQGNEIEFYKKAKDNNEFRVPKEILDEIKALLVSAELKYILNTYKEIEYEKDEEKLSYILGLKNIVHLLCASRLNIDEEQEINSIFNPELKHILEFEEYIIKEKNTLETEFKAKLIIDYKITQAHSYLLQKSYIFAMLKGKEFRANAENFTEKYKKEANQIKEDIAKENEPKLHRFAEVEKIKIMKESFEFIKNVEGITSKVEEALDKVLKDDTLNTKHETILKYQASLKNFSNVFAVLKVVDFLIDEKDKKLIDYANFANDTIVLFKIVNSVLKISNGMKEIDFIKAVINKLKGNNIYSNLAPYMKINIFMQTIITILEVNDYKEKRDYSATNLTILASSVSLALLILIPNPTTLVVIVTALSSIIFSISIGLIKDSELTTFLKRTIFAKTGISTEFIAYGPYIDKDKNYNQIVYNPYFLDKAFKTKEKPNNTLEFKTSKELIKFIGNNYKNKKELFDLAFKNELQFLYTTLVGMKLEIDERRIQEGNITKQTNLKIPKMLIDDENAEFLLNGGKYDVKDRKLFRNPNDNDYYLFDLYRYYDKGIHTIILNSSIVNLKYEFEYKYSYDYDLYAINKNPQSEYYEIKNFKQTSFK
- the tssF gene encoding type VI secretion system baseplate subunit TssF, whose protein sequence is MKFNDYYKKELISLRTKGLEFSKKNPGLSSYLSKEGQDPDVERLLEGFAFLTGNLNQLLDQELPEVAHTLVQILWPNYNRVIPSYSIIQYEANKDSSENILIEKDTEILSKVKANLKQCTFKTVYDTNILPIELGNIEYFTNNKKSSIEFFFKTTNSSTLNEINFDKLRFFLNGSKFIAYDLYLYLIKYVENITILLKDKDNETLRSINIDKNSIKSVGLDDKEYMLPYSKNLFKGYILFQEYYCFRDKFLFVDIENLEQIKNIDESILNKCRNFVIKINFLKTFTNQEIPTKDNFVLYATPIINIFNTDAVPIKKSIENDEYLIEPIELTKEEGEVFAVEKVRTWSHKTSSYQDLLPFEEFEHSLQNKDFYSIRTKTSNQGDRTNSYIRFSNITRETIFSNINTTVSLKLLCTNRNIPSSLGIGDINIARMGINTKNRAFKNISIPSISYPPPIAKDFLWKVISNMSLNYLSLTDINTLRRILEVYDFYGAYDLKQRERNARNLEGLVSIEYSKCEYIDKGFPIRGNHINIKIDKNKFSTLGEIYLFCNVLNEFFSLYSSINSFHKLTVEVLNEDTFEWPIKIGSKNII
- the tssB gene encoding type VI secretion system contractile sheath small subunit; the protein is MKQSESPKERINVTYKPAIGDALEDVEIPFKLTVLGDFNPNEEKKLLENKKAIKVDKNNFNEVLKAQNISLDFSVKNKLSEDENDSLNVGLKINHISDLSPEKIVENVPELKKLMELRQALVSLKGPLGNVPAFRKSIESAISDEEQRKKLLSELNLVLDDIK
- the tssG gene encoding type VI secretion system baseplate subunit TssG, which gives rise to MLLEKVNDKLNKTIKNIKLAQVIRIAIVFLKPFYPNETEKDLYNNLIFKANPSLSFQKSDVSNIEFKEVDKKIVVEITLNFLSIFGSQSPMPSNYSEMVLRSYETDKILYDFLNLFNHHLQKFIYPIWEKHRYYVQYQKDLSDTFSKYILSFLGLRMNFIDKKSKINLSKLLCYSGLLNMRFQSVNNIKSILGHYLSHNDLEIVEFIPQKYNIPIWQKAKLGLENSKLGEDFLIGDYVVGRNNKFKILLNNSKFEDLIDYSILGEKIYELEELINFMMQEPLSYDLVLQIKKDEKKEFILKDGSDFYLGINCWIGQKTMDEEILMIRRGDNEN
- the tssE gene encoding type VI secretion system baseplate subunit TssE — its product is MYKGSLFERLLPTEYETVKNLDSFYSSIANNLSRIFSTNAGSAQILLDYGKPDLNNINLSMKDSIEKLEMDCERCINKYEPRLIRTRVRIDKDSLKANRMDIIIDGFLKMSSKNTEHIIFKANLLSNGKTKIYKEI
- the tssH gene encoding type VI secretion system ATPase TssH, which produces MKIELKELIDSLDIKTKNYLEEGAKRCISRGGNEIILEDIFYVMLINKDSLLSKLFLQYKIDDKKLLNILESSSKLVTESNNPIFSIAFINFLEESYYTAVIEFSTKIINEECMILSFLENLFKYSNTKYFEFFKQIDKEEAKSLIKGLKLKDIEIDKSKNNIKTELEKYTTNLTQLARDDKLDIVLCREEEIKQAIDILLRRRKNNPILVGEAGVGKSAIVEGLALKIINKEVPIELYDSEILTLDIGALQAGTSIKGEFERRLQMIIQEVQSSSKPIILFIDEAHTLMGAGGSEGTSDAANLLKPALARGELRTIAATTWLEYRKYFEKDPALSRRFQKIDIFEPSIDDTITILRGLSKKYEEVHNVYIEDEALKNTVYLSARYINGRQLPDKAIDVLDTACANVKISKTNIPFEIQKLEIKIKEKKREQDSLERDDKNSIKDYKKSIIELKSDIERLEKELEEFTNNFIKEKELLEKLQKEDDKKIRKTLENELVKLHKKSKFIKERVSKDEVAKVISSWTGVPLGSMISEQIKNVMELEKNLQSRVIGQNKAIEYLSQFLQIFVSGLKKENSPSGVFLLVGPSGVGKTETARAIADFMYGGENFLTVINMTEFQEKHTISRLIGSPPGYVGYGEGGELTDAVRVKPYSVVLFDEIEKAHPDILNLFYQIFDRGEINDSEGRVIDFRNTTILMTSNLATDLITNLYLSNKNISFGELTNTIIPTLSNYLKPALLGRMNVVPYLNLDEEALKNIVKVKLKHIIEQFAKKEIELKLDENLLNHIVSLSNSIDTGARNIDLIINLNILPKLSKFYLESIVSKRKITAIKVSIDKNKEIQVS
- the tssC gene encoding type VI secretion system contractile sheath large subunit; the protein is MQEQLSSQNTKHNNSSLLDSIVSQTNITQNDDGYSIVKSGVEALIQELIKTDNKDEKINKSLIDKLIAQIDERISLQMDEIIHNQEFQAIESRWKGLHLLVERTDFRQNIIMEIINVSKEDLMEDFEDSLDITQSGLYKHIYTSGYGQFGGQPVGTIIADYEISPSNYDMKLLNKISSIAAMAHAPVITAAGPKFFGLDSFEGLPDLKDLDDVMNSPQFAAWRGFRQNEDSKYVGLTLPRFLLRPPYHPEDNPISKFVYKENVSASHENYLWGSTVYAFASKLTESFASYRWCTNIIGPKSGGEVRDLPVHTFESMGDIEMKIPTEVLISDRREYELSEQGFIPLIMRKGNNSAAFFAASSAQIPKVFPDTPEGNVAQLNYKLGTQLPYLFAITRMSHYIKVLQREHIGSWRERADLERELNKWAKQYVANQENPSAEIRSKRPFKNMNIEVNDVENDPGWYKVRLSLRPHFKYMGASFELSLVGKLDKE